The Montipora foliosa isolate CH-2021 chromosome 6, ASM3666993v2, whole genome shotgun sequence genome includes the window ataaacaacaCTTCCAGGGTCTCCGAATCAGTTCACCCTTTGTGATACATAATACCCATTGTTGCGTATTAAGGTGAGCTTTAGGATAAGAATAAATTTGGACCTAAAATAGACAGCAGCAGTTGATGATGAGTGAATCAGTGAGCTCGCCCGCTTTTGCAACACCGCCGTCGacacaactggggccaggaagGTGACTCACAAAGTGTGGGGAACAGGGACGGGGAAAATTAGGAAAGGGCGGGCGGAAAAAGCTTGAGGGCCTCACTCACAGGCTCCCACGACCCGTTAACTTTTTTCTCGTTTTGATTAAATCGGAGTCCTTAAACAAGCTGCATGTCATTTGCGGGGAAGGCTTTACCATGGGAGGAGGGCAATCTGGCtccctctgtttttgttttgttttgttttgtttttttcatatcGGTTTTTTCCCTTCCCCTCGCCCGATAAGCTTGCGGTACCAAAAATGAATGTGTCAAACAGTTGGTACGCATAGCGTGCGAAGCGTTCGGCGCTATTTCATTTTGGCCAATCACCTTTTCAACGTAAGTTCTTCGTAAATTAGGGTCATTTCTTCAAGCCACTCACGTATAACTTCGGTGCAAGCAATATATGAATATGCAAACATGTTGATAATTAAGAGTCTTTTGTCTTAGGAAAGGTACAAATGATCTGAGACACTATCGAATTCGAGTATGTTGTTTGTCGACACGTCGTTCTGCGTAAATCTGTATCCACGATTCTCACCCGCGACTGTTGAAAGAAAACATTCCTATTTTAATGCAATCACCTCCTCCAAATTCTGGTGCTAATGTAGCACCTCAATTTGATCTACTCCCGCCGTGGAGCTCTGCAAGAGGCGGCAATTACGATCAAATGCTCATTCGTATCCCTCCATAAACACAGCTTTCGTTGTCATAAAGTTAATAGTTGAAAAGGCACCGGAATCGAAATCTGCGGGGAATATCGCATGTCGCTCACCTAAACTTTTTATTTCAGTGTTGATACTTCTATAATTGAGCCTCATAGTAAACGTGGTGTAATATAATAGGTCATAAAAATGTTCTGCATCTTTTTTGACTTCTcaaatatttgaagaagaatTAAGAACTTTTATGGTTTTTTAATAATCAACTGACGATGCAAAAATTGATAATTCCACCAggaagcagaaaaaaaaaacgaggttcttagcaaatatcaaaattaattaattgtcaGTTATTGTTTTTCGTGAAGGAAAAAGGGATTTGTAgtcattgaaattttttttttgttaacactGGAGGCAAATTCTATCATTGTTTTGATACGTAATGAAAAGTTCTTCCTTTCCGCTCTGAAGTGGGAAAGCTGTCGGCAAGACAATATACTGCTTGCAGGGTACTTAATTTACTTCCTATTGGTGAGTTTGAAAATATTAAATATCGATTAACACGCTGCTCGCAAAGCTTTATCATTTCAGATCTGTTTCATACAGCCAACAACAGTTCAGTGCCGTTGATTAATGGAAAATTTCATTAGTTTTGTTTCTCTTCTCGTGCGAAGGTCAGCAACTGTTTCCTTTTTGGTCGCAGTTGATTTTTCCCTAATTGTGTTTCAAATTGGTATTAGCCGGCGATAATATTGATTATACAGGAAACGCCACGTACAGTGATTCATTAAAAAAGTACCCTTTAACACGGGCTTGTTTAAAATCGGAAATAGCGATTAATTATCGCCtcaatatttaatttatatAGGACGCTGGGTTTCTTTATTTGAGCACCttgttttattattgttttttatcAACCATAGCAGCGGTCCGTGTGAATAATATCCAATTTCCTTTAGGTATTTCAAAAACCATCACGCCTACAGTTTTTACTGGGTCAAATTTGACTCATAAATTGTATAGCTTTTCCACAAGTCCTTATTAATATTTAGTTAAGTCGCGAGGGGGTGTTAAAAGTTTAACATTCGATAGTTAAAATAGCCGTGGGTCATCATTTAGTACTTGCCTATAAAGCTGGTGTAATTGAAACATCATGTAATTTATTTGATGTTTTAATCTCCTGACAGCAACAAAAAATCCAAGTTTTTCCAGTTGAAAATacgatttcttttttcaagattgcaCTTTAAGTATAATGAAGCCTTACAAAAAGGCTGCGTCAAAGAATCTTTTCCCTATTTATTGGGACTCTCAAAGGTGTCCTTGCGAAAAATGTCTCTCCAGCGATGACGGCACAAGGTCCTCTTCGAGTCAGTCAGCTGAGGCCACCAAGTCTTCATTTACAATTGAATCGCTGCTGGGCCAAAAGGAGGAAAACAGTCAATCCGCGAATTTGAAAATGGTGGCCCTAGTTTCTAATGGCTCTTACGCTTCAGCAGAACTTGGGCAACTCAATGTGGCTAATGTACCGGGAGCAGAACTGCGTGGTCGAACTTCGCGGCAACCTTATTTGTCGTCAGCGTTTCAGCGAATGTCCAGTTTAAGTGTGAATCAAGTGCCCATATTTGGTACAGGAAACTTGCTTGCAGAAGGTAAGTGTCGGTATGTGTTACATGGCATTTATTCCTCTGAAGTGTAGAAACTACTACATACAAATTTCCCTTAGTTTAGGTTGCATCTTGCATGTGTAACCGAGTGTTTTGGCGAAAATTTCAAATGTTGAGTTGACATAATATCGTTATAATAGTTGAGTGTGCGTCTTATAATTGCACAAATACGGTGCTTTTCAGTGACAAGAGGCCCTTTGCCCTTAAAGTGTTTAACGACGCAAGTCTGTCAATCAACACGCAGTCTGGTGCGATCGATGGCCGGTCGACTAGACGTTGGAGTTGTATGAAGTCCAGAAAAGGGAACCTAAAGTTCAGTAATGGTTTTATTTAGGCCAAATACCAATTAAAACACCCGAACAAAGAGATTTTGGAGCTGTACTGTGTGAAATTTAGAGAATCTTATGGAAACGAAAGGCATGAATTTCTCTACTACTAGGCACCACATGAATTAAGAACCTTCACCTTAACAACTTTGGTGATTTGAAATTATTTTAGAATAGACGAAACTTCATCCATTGAACTGCAGAATGGGCATGAAATTAAAGTCAGAAATTTCATCGCAGTTAGATGAAAGTCAGGAGTCGAGAAAGAAGTGGTTCGAAAGGAACTCGAACTAGCTGCGCATGACCGTGTGATTGCGCTACACTGCTCTACACCTGCTATCAAACCACCTGGGAG containing:
- the LOC138008599 gene encoding homeobox protein EMX1-like; the protein is MKPYKKAASKNLFPIYWDSQRCPCEKCLSSDDGTRSSSSQSAEATKSSFTIESLLGQKEENSQSANLKMVALVSNGSYASAELGQLNVANVPGAELRGRTSRQPYLSSAFQRMSSLSVNQVPIFGTGNLLAEGTFPITGDEVEWSNEKPKRMRTIFTMNQLERLEGEFSRQQYMVGGQRFYLSKELGLTETQVKVWFQNRRIKWRKQLIEQQRNKMRQQEQNNKTQVEEDVF